In one window of Comamonas testosteroni DNA:
- a CDS encoding NADP-dependent oxidoreductase, giving the protein MKALTFKRYGKTPEIGITEVLRPTLRPNEMLVEVHAAGLNPIDNMITTGMFKPVLKFKLPAVMGSDLAGVVVEVGSSVTRFKPGDEVFASIFDQGTGSLAEFAVVPQHLAARKPAHLDFVQAASVPMVGLTSWQALKERANVQTGHRVFIPAGSGGIGTFVIQLAKHLGAYVATTTSTANVALVKSLGADDVIDYKKQEFEEVLRGYNLVLGTIRGDALEKSIGILKPGGKIISLIGPLDAAFAQARKLNFALRLIFGLMSRKIIRMAAKKDVDYSFLFVRPDGEQLDEIGALLDAGHIHPVVDKVFPFDQAKQALEYLSQGRAKGKVVVRMQ; this is encoded by the coding sequence ATGAAAGCCCTCACATTTAAACGCTACGGCAAGACCCCAGAGATCGGCATCACCGAGGTGCTTCGCCCAACACTTCGACCCAATGAAATGCTGGTTGAGGTGCATGCAGCAGGCTTAAACCCTATCGACAATATGATCACGACGGGAATGTTCAAGCCCGTGCTGAAGTTCAAGCTTCCCGCCGTCATGGGCAGCGACCTGGCCGGAGTGGTGGTTGAAGTGGGCAGCAGTGTGACCCGCTTCAAGCCAGGCGATGAGGTCTTTGCCAGCATCTTTGATCAAGGCACCGGATCACTTGCCGAGTTTGCGGTAGTTCCCCAACATCTGGCTGCACGCAAACCTGCCCATCTCGACTTCGTGCAGGCAGCGTCTGTGCCTATGGTTGGGTTGACTTCCTGGCAGGCTCTGAAAGAACGTGCCAACGTGCAGACAGGCCACAGAGTATTTATCCCTGCAGGCTCGGGCGGTATCGGCACGTTTGTAATTCAGTTGGCCAAGCACCTCGGTGCCTATGTGGCAACGACCACAAGTACCGCCAACGTTGCGCTGGTCAAGAGCTTGGGCGCGGACGATGTGATTGACTACAAAAAGCAGGAGTTTGAAGAGGTACTGCGAGGATACAACTTGGTACTGGGGACGATCCGCGGGGATGCATTGGAGAAGTCGATTGGCATCCTCAAGCCCGGCGGCAAGATAATTTCGCTGATTGGTCCGCTGGACGCTGCATTTGCACAAGCCCGCAAGTTGAACTTCGCTCTCAGACTAATCTTTGGCCTCATGAGCAGAAAAATCATCCGCATGGCAGCAAAGAAGGACGTGGACTACTCGTTTCTATTCGTGCGACCTGACGGCGAGCAGTTGGACGAAATTGGCGCGCTTCTTGACGCCGGTCATATCCATCCGGTTGTAGACAAAGTGTTTCCGTTCGATCAAGCGAAGCAGGCCCTTGAGTACTTGTCCCAAGGACGCGCCAAAGGCAAAGTCGTAGTGCGGATGCAATAG
- a CDS encoding alpha/beta fold hydrolase produces the protein MFNESQVRAYCLAALATLFLPYASATDWATSRSVEIKSNGTSSTQWKNVQTQVVSAGGVDYAYRELGQENGGAPVVLLAHLAAVLDNWDPRVVDGLAAKHHVIAFDNRGVGASTGSAAHSIEQMADDATSFIKAKGFQKVDLLGFSMGGMIAQEIVLKQPQLVRKLILAGTGPAGGPGISSVAGVANYDLLRAIFSGQDPKQFLFFTRTPNGIAAGKAFLQRLQERSENRDKAISFGAYMAQLQALKAWGEKPAVDLSVIKQPALVANGDHDRMVPSSNTYDLAKRLPNSELVIYPDAGHGGVFQYHEDFVPKALTFLAQ, from the coding sequence ATGTTCAACGAGTCCCAAGTGCGAGCGTACTGTCTCGCAGCGCTTGCAACGCTGTTTCTGCCGTACGCATCGGCCACGGATTGGGCCACATCACGCAGTGTGGAGATCAAGAGCAACGGCACTTCTTCAACGCAATGGAAGAACGTGCAGACCCAAGTTGTTTCGGCAGGTGGTGTGGACTACGCCTACCGCGAACTGGGCCAGGAAAACGGCGGAGCACCTGTGGTATTGCTGGCCCACTTAGCTGCGGTCCTGGATAACTGGGACCCCCGTGTCGTAGACGGCCTTGCTGCAAAGCATCACGTCATCGCGTTCGACAATCGGGGGGTAGGCGCATCCACGGGGTCAGCTGCCCACTCGATTGAACAGATGGCCGATGATGCTACTAGCTTCATCAAGGCCAAGGGGTTCCAAAAGGTCGATCTTTTGGGCTTCTCCATGGGGGGGATGATCGCCCAGGAGATCGTGCTCAAGCAGCCACAACTGGTGCGCAAGCTGATTCTTGCGGGCACGGGACCTGCAGGTGGCCCAGGCATCAGTTCGGTGGCAGGCGTCGCGAACTATGACCTCTTGCGTGCGATCTTCAGCGGCCAAGATCCCAAGCAGTTCCTGTTCTTCACACGCACGCCGAACGGCATTGCAGCTGGCAAGGCCTTCCTGCAACGATTGCAGGAGCGCTCAGAGAATCGCGACAAGGCCATCAGCTTTGGCGCGTACATGGCGCAGTTGCAGGCGCTCAAGGCTTGGGGCGAAAAACCAGCGGTCGATCTGTCAGTGATCAAGCAGCCTGCGCTTGTGGCAAACGGTGATCACGACCGGATGGTACCCAGCAGCAACACCTACGACCTGGCCAAACGCCTGCCCAACAGCGAGCTGGTCATCTATCCCGATGCGGGTCACGGTGGTGTATTTCAGTATCACGAAGACTTTGTGCCCAAGGCTCTTACCTTCCTCGCACAGTAA
- a CDS encoding SDR family NAD(P)-dependent oxidoreductase: protein MTNLPTALITGASSGIGATYAERFARRGHNLVMVARDKVRMDVLASRLREETKVTIDVIQADLTQQKDLAEVETRLREDTSIGILINNAGMGQSGAFVQQNAQSIDRLVMLNTTAPTRLAAAVAARFAQEGKGSIVNIGSVVGFAPELGMTIYGATKAFVLFLSQGLNLELGPKGIYVQAVLPAATRTEIWSRAGMDINTLPEVMDVNELVDAALIGFDRKELVTIPPLHVAERWNELDQARQGLMSEIRQAHAAERYQPQA from the coding sequence ATGACTAATCTGCCTACAGCCTTGATCACCGGTGCGTCTTCCGGCATCGGTGCGACCTACGCTGAACGCTTCGCCCGCCGTGGCCACAACCTCGTCATGGTTGCCCGCGATAAAGTTCGCATGGACGTCCTCGCCTCCCGCTTGCGCGAAGAGACCAAGGTCACCATCGACGTGATTCAAGCCGACCTTACACAACAGAAAGACCTGGCTGAGGTCGAGACGCGTCTGCGCGAAGACACGTCGATCGGGATTTTGATCAACAACGCTGGCATGGGCCAGTCCGGGGCTTTCGTCCAACAGAACGCGCAGAGCATTGACCGTCTGGTAATGCTCAACACTACGGCGCCCACGCGCCTCGCTGCAGCAGTCGCTGCACGCTTTGCTCAGGAAGGCAAAGGCTCGATCGTCAACATCGGCTCGGTTGTTGGCTTTGCTCCCGAGCTAGGCATGACGATTTATGGTGCGACCAAGGCATTTGTACTGTTTCTCTCACAAGGTCTGAATTTGGAACTAGGGCCGAAAGGAATCTATGTGCAAGCAGTGCTGCCTGCTGCAACCCGTACTGAGATCTGGAGCCGCGCCGGCATGGATATCAACACACTGCCAGAGGTGATGGATGTCAACGAACTGGTGGATGCCGCACTCATCGGCTTCGATCGTAAGGAACTGGTGACGATTCCGCCTCTGCATGTCGCAGAGCGTTGGAATGAGCTGGACCAGGCGCGACAAGGACTGATGTCCGAAATCCGTCAAGCGCATGCCGCTGAGCGCTACCAGCCGCAGGCCTGA
- a CDS encoding alpha/beta fold hydrolase, whose translation MSSTHITAPTQFVEANGVRYAYRRFGGEQGVPLVFLQHFRGGMDNWDPLITDGLAQGRPVILVNYAGVASSGGEPAATVDGMADGIADFIQELAFASAVDVLGFSIGGFVAQSLAHRYPQFVRRLVLVGTGPRNGDRSQDSKVLQVAASPVPSMDDFLYLFFAPTPKSQSAGRAFWERRHRRADQDPASSVEAMKAQGAAIAEWSAPHGERYAYLKEIGQPTLIVNGHNDIMVPSINSFTLQQLIPNAQLILYPDSGHGSQFQYPELFVTQTALFLDGQQAA comes from the coding sequence ATGAGCAGCACCCACATCACCGCCCCGACCCAATTCGTTGAAGCCAACGGCGTGCGCTATGCGTACCGTCGATTTGGAGGAGAGCAAGGCGTGCCTCTGGTATTCCTTCAGCACTTTCGCGGAGGAATGGACAACTGGGACCCATTGATTACCGATGGCCTTGCGCAGGGTCGTCCTGTCATCTTGGTGAACTACGCAGGTGTAGCCAGCTCCGGTGGAGAGCCTGCCGCTACGGTAGACGGCATGGCCGATGGTATTGCGGATTTCATCCAGGAGCTCGCATTTGCCAGCGCCGTGGATGTGCTTGGCTTCTCCATCGGAGGCTTCGTTGCTCAAAGCCTGGCACACCGATATCCACAATTCGTGCGACGCCTGGTGCTTGTGGGTACAGGACCGCGCAACGGTGATCGGAGCCAGGACTCCAAGGTGCTTCAAGTTGCGGCAAGCCCTGTACCCAGCATGGACGACTTCCTGTATCTGTTTTTCGCACCTACGCCGAAGAGCCAATCGGCAGGCCGCGCATTTTGGGAACGCCGCCACCGGCGTGCAGACCAAGATCCAGCCTCCTCAGTTGAAGCCATGAAAGCACAAGGTGCAGCCATCGCTGAGTGGAGTGCACCACACGGCGAACGCTATGCCTACCTGAAGGAGATAGGCCAGCCCACTCTGATCGTCAACGGCCACAACGACATCATGGTGCCGAGCATCAACTCCTTCACGTTGCAGCAGCTCATTCCCAACGCGCAGCTCATCCTGTACCCGGACTCTGGTCATGGCTCGCAATTCCAATACCCAGAACTGTTCGTCACCCAGACCGCTCTTTTCCTGGATGGACAACAGGCTGCCTGA
- a CDS encoding alkene reductase — protein MTEKTLFQPYVLGDLVLANRVVMGPLTRNRAGSGLVPNELAATYYAQRASAGLIITEATQVSAQAQGYQDTPGLYTAEQVAGWRKVTDAVHAQGGKIFVQLWHVGRVSHVSVQPDGAAPVAPSAIRAQTKTFVNNGFAEVSEPRALSLDEIPGIVESFRQAAANAMSAGFDGVEVHGANGYLLEQFIKDGANQRTDAYGGSVENRARLLLEVTAAVAREIGPERTGVRISPVSPANGISISEPQPQYNYIAEQLSALGIVYLHVVEGATGGPRDVAHFDYDALRARFKQTYIANNGYTRQLAEARLQEGKLDLVAFGHAFIANPDLVERLKTDAPLAQMNMATLYGGGAAGYTDYPALAA, from the coding sequence ATGACTGAGAAGACGCTTTTTCAACCCTATGTCTTAGGTGATCTGGTACTGGCCAATCGCGTTGTGATGGGACCGCTAACCCGTAACCGCGCCGGTTCTGGCTTGGTGCCTAATGAGCTTGCGGCCACCTACTACGCACAGCGTGCTTCGGCTGGCTTGATCATTACGGAAGCAACTCAGGTCTCTGCACAGGCGCAGGGCTACCAAGACACCCCTGGTCTCTACACAGCCGAGCAGGTCGCTGGATGGCGCAAAGTCACCGACGCGGTGCACGCCCAGGGCGGAAAGATCTTTGTGCAACTGTGGCATGTGGGTCGCGTTTCCCATGTGTCCGTGCAGCCGGATGGCGCAGCGCCTGTAGCCCCCTCTGCCATCCGAGCACAAACCAAGACCTTCGTGAACAATGGCTTTGCGGAAGTATCTGAGCCCCGCGCTCTGAGCCTAGATGAGATCCCAGGCATCGTGGAGAGCTTCCGCCAAGCTGCCGCCAATGCCATGAGTGCAGGCTTCGATGGCGTGGAGGTGCATGGTGCCAACGGCTACCTGCTGGAGCAATTCATCAAGGATGGAGCCAACCAACGCACGGACGCATACGGCGGCTCAGTGGAAAACCGTGCACGACTGTTGCTAGAGGTGACCGCTGCCGTTGCCCGGGAAATTGGGCCTGAGCGCACCGGTGTACGCATCTCTCCAGTCTCCCCAGCCAATGGCATCTCTATCAGCGAGCCGCAGCCTCAGTACAACTACATCGCTGAGCAACTCAGTGCCCTCGGCATTGTCTATCTGCATGTCGTTGAAGGCGCGACAGGCGGCCCCCGCGATGTCGCGCATTTTGACTATGACGCGCTGCGCGCTCGCTTCAAGCAAACCTACATCGCCAACAACGGCTACACCCGCCAGTTGGCCGAAGCTCGCCTGCAGGAAGGCAAGCTCGATTTAGTTGCGTTTGGGCACGCCTTCATTGCCAACCCAGACTTGGTCGAGCGCTTGAAGACCGACGCGCCTCTGGCTCAGATGAACATGGCCACGCTCTACGGCGGTGGCGCCGCTGGCTACACAGACTATCCCGCGCTCGCAGCCTGA
- a CDS encoding TetR/AcrR family transcriptional regulator, protein MKLTKVQAQANRAHVVKTASALFRERGYDGVGVVDLMAAAGFTQGGFYKQFRSKTDLMAESAACGIEQTVELTKGIDLSTFVNSYLSREHRDNRAEGCTMAALGSDAARQTQEVKRTFAAGIESLLQALEKECPASERAGNNEARAKSIDTFAHIVGALVMSRACPDDSPLADEILAVCRGKILGALAEQEGVPPPAAAHATQSDVA, encoded by the coding sequence ATGAAGCTCACCAAAGTACAGGCACAGGCAAACCGAGCACATGTCGTGAAAACGGCGTCGGCGCTGTTTCGCGAGCGTGGATACGATGGCGTGGGCGTGGTCGACTTGATGGCGGCAGCGGGGTTCACTCAAGGCGGCTTCTACAAACAATTCCGATCTAAGACGGACTTGATGGCGGAATCTGCTGCTTGCGGGATAGAGCAGACCGTAGAGTTGACGAAAGGCATTGACCTGTCGACTTTTGTGAACAGCTATCTGTCTCGTGAGCATCGTGACAATCGGGCGGAAGGCTGCACCATGGCCGCTCTGGGCTCCGATGCAGCGCGCCAGACGCAAGAGGTCAAGAGGACATTTGCTGCAGGCATCGAAAGCTTGCTGCAGGCCCTTGAGAAGGAATGTCCGGCCTCGGAGCGAGCAGGAAATAACGAGGCGCGGGCCAAGTCCATCGACACCTTTGCGCATATCGTCGGGGCCCTGGTCATGTCTCGGGCCTGTCCCGATGATTCACCACTTGCCGATGAAATCTTGGCTGTGTGTCGGGGCAAGATCCTTGGCGCGTTGGCGGAGCAAGAAGGCGTACCGCCTCCCGCAGCGGCTCACGCTACTCAATCTGATGTGGCCTGA
- a CDS encoding multidrug effflux MFS transporter — MTYSIPALNALTAMKGATMHKPIESAKSLSGELLLMLAGLAALGSLATNIILPAFPSMGAELGTSVKDLSATLSTFFVAFALGQLFVGPLSDRFGRSPLVISGLCVFVVGSAVCAFATSLPQLIVGRVIQALGVCATSVLSRAIARDLFEGDALARALSLVMVAMAAAPGFSPLLGGVFNSFLGWRATFGVVGVLAILLGIHYVSRLGETHSCDLRRPLALSAVAATYKALLTDRRFIAPALSVSLVLGSLYLFFAMAPAILMEGFGFSPLQLALFFASTVFVVFGAGLLAPRLAHRFGTLRAARAGIFIAFAAGATLLAAPEQVYYFSAALTVFLIGMGLINPLGTAVTLQPFGQNAGAASALLGFLQMGCAAISIAITSALPLSPYLAFSAVIATSLLMAMVTFGAAVKR, encoded by the coding sequence ATGACCTACTCGATTCCTGCATTGAATGCCTTGACGGCGATGAAGGGGGCGACGATGCACAAACCGATTGAATCCGCAAAATCCCTCTCAGGCGAATTGCTGCTGATGCTCGCTGGACTGGCGGCGCTGGGATCGTTGGCCACCAACATCATCCTGCCAGCCTTCCCTTCCATGGGCGCCGAGCTTGGGACATCTGTCAAAGACCTTAGCGCCACTCTGAGCACCTTCTTTGTGGCTTTCGCGTTGGGTCAGCTTTTCGTCGGGCCTTTGTCGGATCGCTTTGGACGCAGCCCCCTGGTGATATCCGGTTTGTGCGTGTTTGTGGTCGGTAGCGCGGTATGTGCCTTTGCCACAAGCCTTCCTCAGCTCATCGTCGGCCGAGTGATTCAAGCCCTTGGGGTTTGCGCGACGTCCGTGCTATCTCGCGCCATTGCACGTGACCTGTTTGAAGGCGATGCGCTTGCGCGTGCGCTTTCGCTGGTCATGGTCGCCATGGCAGCTGCACCCGGTTTTTCTCCGCTACTGGGCGGTGTCTTCAACAGTTTTTTGGGCTGGCGCGCAACGTTTGGCGTTGTCGGGGTGCTCGCCATCTTGCTGGGTATCCACTATGTGTCGCGACTTGGGGAGACGCATAGCTGTGACTTACGCCGCCCGTTGGCGCTCAGTGCTGTCGCCGCGACCTACAAAGCACTCCTGACTGACCGCCGTTTCATTGCACCAGCACTATCTGTCAGCTTGGTCTTGGGCTCGCTGTATCTGTTTTTTGCAATGGCACCGGCCATCTTGATGGAAGGGTTTGGTTTTTCGCCCTTGCAACTCGCACTTTTTTTCGCGTCCACCGTCTTTGTTGTCTTTGGAGCTGGCCTGCTCGCTCCTCGACTTGCGCACCGGTTTGGCACACTGCGCGCTGCCCGTGCAGGCATTTTCATTGCCTTTGCCGCTGGTGCGACCTTGCTGGCTGCCCCGGAGCAGGTGTACTACTTTTCGGCGGCCTTGACAGTGTTTTTGATTGGAATGGGCCTGATCAATCCCTTGGGAACTGCCGTGACCCTGCAACCCTTTGGGCAAAACGCTGGGGCAGCCTCTGCCTTGCTGGGCTTCCTGCAAATGGGCTGTGCTGCTATCTCCATTGCAATTACCTCCGCACTGCCGCTTTCTCCCTACTTGGCATTCAGCGCCGTCATCGCCACCAGCTTGCTGATGGCGATGGTGACGTTTGGGGCCGCAGTAAAGCGCTGA
- a CDS encoding MarR family winged helix-turn-helix transcriptional regulator, producing MKNSIKPQGCTNLKLRQLSRMVTRHYDHFFAQVGLKITQYSLLSHVVKLGPIRPVDLAKRMQMDASTLTRNLQPLSAMGLLTIGAGADARSRLVAATETGVSKQAQAQQAWKTAQLALNAQLGTERVAALHDLLDSCIECLDGDEGGDDAQTD from the coding sequence ATGAAGAACAGCATCAAGCCCCAGGGGTGCACCAATCTAAAGTTGCGCCAGCTCAGTCGTATGGTGACGCGGCACTACGACCACTTCTTTGCGCAGGTGGGCTTGAAGATCACCCAATATTCCCTGCTTTCCCACGTCGTCAAACTGGGGCCGATACGGCCGGTGGATCTGGCCAAGCGCATGCAGATGGACGCCTCAACATTGACGCGCAATCTTCAGCCGCTGTCGGCGATGGGCTTGCTGACGATTGGCGCTGGAGCCGACGCGCGCAGTCGTCTAGTCGCTGCAACAGAAACCGGCGTGTCCAAACAGGCACAAGCACAACAGGCTTGGAAAACCGCACAGCTTGCTTTGAACGCGCAGTTGGGCACGGAGCGTGTGGCGGCGCTGCATGACCTACTCGATTCCTGCATTGAATGCCTTGACGGCGATGAAGGGGGCGACGATGCACAAACCGATTGA
- a CDS encoding PaaI family thioesterase encodes MTVDQVIERWRVDEAAVRAHLRAVDTGPHASVAGRSGMEMFEAIFAGELPPAPIGNTLDFVPIRMTPGEAVFQGSPKRRHYNPLGTVHGGWFATLLDSAVGCAIHTTLPAGKAFTTLELKVNMVRALTDGVPLVRAEGKVIHAGRQVATAEGRIVGPDGKLYAHATTTCLIFDQPIGAKPS; translated from the coding sequence ATGACTGTGGATCAAGTTATCGAGAGGTGGCGAGTCGATGAAGCTGCTGTACGTGCTCATCTAAGAGCTGTGGATACTGGGCCGCACGCAAGTGTCGCTGGTCGTTCTGGCATGGAAATGTTCGAGGCCATCTTTGCTGGGGAGCTTCCGCCAGCGCCTATAGGCAATACGCTCGACTTTGTTCCCATTCGCATGACGCCAGGGGAGGCGGTGTTTCAGGGAAGTCCAAAGCGTCGTCACTACAACCCGCTCGGTACGGTGCATGGGGGCTGGTTTGCGACCTTGCTCGACTCTGCAGTGGGTTGCGCCATTCACACGACCTTGCCGGCGGGAAAAGCCTTCACCACCTTGGAGCTGAAAGTGAACATGGTGCGTGCGTTGACCGATGGCGTGCCACTCGTGCGTGCGGAGGGCAAGGTGATCCACGCAGGTCGGCAGGTAGCCACAGCGGAGGGGCGCATCGTTGGACCCGATGGGAAGCTGTATGCCCATGCAACCACAACCTGCTTGATTTTTGATCAGCCTATCGGCGCAAAACCATCATGA
- a CDS encoding iron-containing alcohol dehydrogenase produces MAFINYVTQIQFDFGAVQMLRQECERVGISKPLIVTDPGVKAAGILQKSINALGGLPHAVFDQTPSNPTEAAVRAAAEIYKSQNCDGLVAVGGGSAIDCAKGVAIAATHEGPLSHYATIEGGSPRITERVAPLIAVPTTSGTGSEVARGAIIIVDDHRKLGFHSWHLVPKAAICDPELTFGLPPMLTAATGMDAIAHCMETFMASAFNPPADGIGLDGLTRGWAHIERAMLNGNDAEARRQLMSASMQGAMAFQKGLGCVHSLSHSLGGINPRLHHGTLNAMFLPAVVRFNAEAESVQREDRLNRMAHAMGLSSGSDIPDAIRDMNARLNLPSGLAAMGVERAQFDSIINGALKDHCHATNPRLASAQDYEQMLSTSL; encoded by the coding sequence ATGGCCTTTATCAATTACGTGACACAGATCCAGTTTGACTTTGGCGCCGTGCAAATGCTGCGCCAAGAATGCGAGCGTGTGGGTATCAGCAAGCCGCTGATCGTGACCGACCCCGGCGTCAAGGCTGCAGGAATCTTGCAAAAATCCATAAACGCACTGGGTGGCCTGCCCCATGCAGTATTTGACCAGACTCCTTCCAACCCCACTGAAGCGGCTGTGCGTGCTGCGGCTGAAATCTACAAATCCCAGAACTGCGATGGATTGGTCGCTGTGGGCGGTGGCAGTGCCATTGACTGTGCCAAAGGCGTGGCAATTGCGGCTACGCATGAAGGCCCGCTCTCGCACTACGCGACGATTGAAGGCGGCTCGCCTCGTATTACGGAGCGAGTTGCTCCGCTGATTGCCGTGCCTACCACCAGCGGCACGGGCAGTGAGGTAGCGCGTGGCGCCATCATCATCGTGGACGACCATCGCAAACTGGGTTTTCACAGCTGGCATCTGGTGCCCAAGGCTGCCATCTGCGACCCCGAGCTCACCTTCGGCCTCCCCCCCATGCTGACGGCAGCAACCGGCATGGATGCCATAGCACATTGCATGGAAACCTTTATGGCCTCGGCCTTCAATCCACCGGCTGACGGCATTGGCCTGGACGGGCTGACCAGGGGCTGGGCGCATATCGAGCGGGCCATGCTCAATGGCAACGACGCAGAAGCCCGCCGCCAATTGATGAGCGCAAGCATGCAAGGAGCCATGGCGTTTCAGAAAGGGCTGGGCTGCGTGCATAGCCTCAGTCACAGCCTGGGCGGCATCAACCCACGCCTGCACCACGGCACGCTCAACGCCATGTTCCTGCCCGCAGTCGTGCGTTTCAATGCCGAAGCCGAAAGCGTTCAGCGCGAGGACCGCCTCAACCGCATGGCACATGCCATGGGCCTCAGCAGCGGAAGCGATATCCCCGACGCGATCCGAGATATGAATGCCCGCCTGAACCTGCCATCGGGTCTGGCTGCCATGGGCGTGGAGCGCGCACAGTTTGATTCAATCATCAACGGTGCACTCAAGGACCACTGCCACGCCACCAATCCACGACTGGCATCCGCACAGGACTATGAGCAGATGCTCAGCACCTCGCTCTGA